A segment of the Calonectris borealis chromosome 2, bCalBor7.hap1.2, whole genome shotgun sequence genome:
GGGGAAAGCGGGCAGCACAGCCGCGCCCGGCGCTGCAcccccggccgggggctgccgggaccccccgcGCTGGCGCAGGAGATCCACGTTGGAAACCTTGAGCTCCTCGGCGCTGCCCGAGGGGGTTCGGGTGGGCTTGTGGTGGCGGgggggcgcagggacccccgggcAGGGACCTACGGAGCCCTCCTCCCCCCGCGGGACCGAGGCCCCcgcccggcagcgctgcccggggaggggggacccggATGTCCCCGCCCCGGagggctgcccccgccccgcgaCAGGAGCCGGGCAGAGCCCAGCGCGGGCTCTTCGGCACCGGGGACGGGATGGGGGGGCCCGACCCCCCCCGGCCACTGCCCGCCGCGGCACCGCGCTGCCCCCGACCCCCCGCCCCATCCATCCCCGGGCCCCCCCGCTCTcaccgcgccgccggccgcctccGGGTGCCGCAGGCCGAGGCGGAagcggcgctgcccgccggccgcCGGTTCGACGCTGAGCTGcaggcggagcgcggcggcggcgggcagcggcgggaggcgggagggCCGCGCCAGCCCCGCCCGCACCGCCATCAGCACggtgggcggcggcggcgccggggccgcggccggggccggggcgggggcaccGGGCAGagccatcgccgccgccgccgcctccctccgccTCCGCCGGCACTTCCGCCCGCCGCGCGGTCCGGCGGGAAACGCGCCCCCGCATCCGAGCGTTCCGGTCCGGCGGGAAACGCGCCCCCGCGTCCGAGCGTTCCGGTACCGGACGGTcctccccctcgccccgcccccgcgggcgcaGCGCCCCGCCGAGCCGGGTGGGGGCGCCGCGCGCACCCCTGCTGTGATTGACAACCGCTCCCCCCGTCTTTGTCCCCGGCAGCCAATCAGAACCCCGAGCGCTCCAGCCTGTGGGAGGGGCCTCGGATCTGTCCCAGCGGAGGGCAGGCGTGCTCTCTTGATTGACGTCCCTCTCAGCCAACAGAAGGGGAGGTCTGCGGCGATTGCCAGGGCCGCCCTCCAATGGGGTGCAGCGGGCTGTCAGCCGCCGCTCGGGACGGAGGGGCCGCGGGTGGGGCCTCACCGCTTGTTGTCGTCCGGTGCCTGAGGAGAGGGTCGGCCGCTCGCTccctcgcccgcccgccccgggggacGCCCAGGTCTCGCTCAGCCGCTCGCTCCGTCCCGAGCAGTCGGGGACATGTCGAGGTGGGCGGAGGCCCGGTGGGCCGGCGCCAGACGGCGGACGGCGGCCGAGGCACACGCGTCCTCCTCGAGCTTTCCCCGGAGACGCCTCCCTTTACAAACGCCCCGAGCTTGAAGGAGCTGTCACAGCGAGGAGGCCCCGCCGGGACCGAGAGCAGGAAACGCCGGTAAGCCCGGTTCCACGGAGAACACCcgcggactacagctcccagcgtGCACCGCGGTTGGCGCGCAGCGGCCCGGCGCACCTCGGCCGCGCGGGGCacgctgggagctgtagtccgcaAGAGGCGGCTCTCAGCCcgccgcgcggggcacgccgggacgGCGCCGCCGTtccccgcccgccggggcctGTCACCTTCagggccgcgggccgggcccgccCGGGGGAGCCGCCTCCTGCCCGGCCTCCGGTCCCCGGGAAGTGGCTGTGCTGGCTGCGAGCGCTCCGGCGCCTCGGGGCCGCCTTCCGGAGCAGCCGGGCAGCGGCTGGGCCCGTCTCCATTTTCCCGTTTGTGGCAGCTCCCCTCGAAtcccgctctcctcctcctccatcgcCCCCCATCTCCAGGGTCCCCTTTGCGCCACCGCACCCGCCTCCCTGTCAGGTAACGCAGGGGTGTCGGGCCCATCCCTCCCCGGGGAGAGCCCTGGGCTGGACCCCACCAGTAGTGGAAGGGGGTGGTCGCCTTCGTCCCGAAGAGGACGTAGCCAATGTTCGCAGGCTGACTTGGCTTACCCCAAattattcattttgctttttccttttccaaaatttaGCACTTCAGGTCACCTGTCACCTCACCTAGGCTCTGCTTCTGCCGGCTTTTACATGGGGTGGCTTGCTGCGGTCCCCGCTGGCACCCAGACACGCCGCGATACCCAAACCCCTTTACATTAAGCTGGTTTAAATTTAAAAGTAGCACTCTGTCACTTTTGGGATGTCCTCAACCATGTTTGCTGTGTGCTAAATCAGCCGGGGCAAGGAAGGAGACTGAGCCGTGGTTTCGGGACCAGGCTGGTGTGGAACGGCGTAGGCACCGTAACCGGCAAACCTCTCAGCCCGGTGTCTCTGCCCTTGCCCCCACGGGCGCCGAGAGATGGCTCCTTCCTGCTCCACGCAGCACCGGCAGCAGGAAGGAGCCGTCTCTCGGTGCCGGTGGGTGTTGCCGTGCCAAAGTGTGGTTGAACGCCCCTTTTGACCGCAGCTTGGGTTAACGGCGCTTTTATTCCGCCGCCCAAGGTAGCGGCTCCGCCTGCGCTGGGGTGAGAAAATCCATATCCTGTAAAATTCCCGCTGTGGGTGAAGCAATCCTTGGAAGCAGGCGGAGCTTCTGCTCGCCGAGGGCTCGTGTTAGTCCTTCCCATCTCATCATTGCCAGATCTTCTGCTCCGGTCCGAAACGGGCTGGCACATCGTCCCAGCTTCTTCCCCAGAGCGATTCTTCGGTGGGAAAAACCGCCACCAGCTCTGGATTTCGCAGCGTCTGCATCCTTTCTCTGGCGACAGCAGCTTTAGGGAGCACAAGGAGCCGGGAGCTCTCCCTGCAGAACAAGGGGTTGGGCGCCGGGGCGGGTTTTGGCATCCAAGGGACCTGTCGGTTCATGGTTTCAGAGCTCGAGCAGTGCGACTGCTCCAGGTTGCTGTTTTATTGCGAACGCTCAAGTTCCCCGGTGCCTTTCGCATCACTAAAGAGGTGttgggcagcgctgccggccggTCTCTGTGCCCGGGGGAGGGAGATGTGCTTGTGGCATGAGGATGCTCTGGCAAATGTTCTGCTTTCTGCCCTGGTACCTTGCGGGTTGGCATTTGATTCCTCAATTTTCCCTTCTCCATCTTCCCAAGACTGTTCCTGAGCTCGCTTCTGTCTCCTCTCACCCGCAGCAGAGAGAAAAGTTCGGGCCAGTGCAGGGATGGCTGCAGAAAGACCTGGTTTTCCCCGATGTGGAAGACTGACCGAGACCAGGGGCTGTCAGGGCAAATACCGGTGCTTTAACAAgctgaaagaaaccagagccctgCAGGAAAGCGTGTCAGGGTGATGGGAACTTGCTGTTCATCTGCGCCTGGGCAATTTCTTTCCCGCTTGCAGGGCTATTGATCGCAATGACAGCCAATATTTCATGCCGGAGGGGGGTTGTGGAGCCATTTTCTGCTCTCTGGGGTGTTGGAAGAGCTGCTTGCTGCTTTCCCCGTCACAGGACGGAGCAGGGGGTTTGCCAGCACTGTTTAGCTCAGGCCGCTCTGTTCAGCGGCTGGGGATTGTGGTAAATGCTGAAGCTGCCTTGTAGAGACAGCGTTTGCTTTAGTGTCGCTTTGACTTGCACATGATCTGGTTTGGTCACGTTGGCTAATGTCACGGTAAGAGTATCCCTGGCCCTGCCACAGCGCAGCCTGTCGCGGTCGCGCAGCCTGTCGCGGTCACGCCTGCAGTCCTGAAACCGAAGGACCGGGAGTCGTTCCTTCTGCGACCCCGTCGTGGTGCCCACAGGACAGGGGTGGGGACGGATCTTCCCCGGGAGGCCTGGAAGGGGCCGCTGCTTCCCAAGAGCCCTGGCACCGCTTCCCAAGAGCCCTGGCACTGCTTCCCTGCCTGTTTACAGCTTCTCCTGTTACAGTCCCGGAGAGGCCCCGAGCTGGGGAGGGAGCGTGGGCTGCAGGGAGGCTGCCTTCCCCCTTCGCATCCAGCAATCTGCCCGTCCCTCTGGGGCGACGCTGCCCTGCGTGGAAATAGTAGCTGAAGGCTGCTGTCCTCCCCGCGGCTGGGAGGAACGTTATTCAGCAACCAGTTAACCAGTCCCGGCATCGGTCCTGCTCTTGGCCGAGGGCCCTGACAGACCACGGCGGAGCAGCTCCCCGAGGGGCTGCTGCGGCCGCCCCAGTCCTGCTGCCGGAGACCACCCTGGGGCTTGCCTGGGGCATCCGTGTCGCCCCCAGCCCACGGCAGAGCGGGTGCCGCACGCTTTTCCCCAGCTTTGAGGGAGAACAGTCCGGCCAAAAAAGGCCGGTGACCTTCAAAAGTGAGGAGGGGAGCTTGGGAACTCCTGGGCGCAGCGCACTGCCGAAGCGTTGGCAAAGCCGGTGGAGGTGATGCGGGCACGACCCCTGGCACACGCTGGGTGCCGCGAGTGCTGCGGGTGAGCTCGCTCTTGCTCGCGTAGCCAAAGTGACGCAGCGGCACGTAGAACGGGGCCAGCTGGGAGGCGCGGGTGCCGATCTGGGGCCTCTTTTTCCCCCTGCCCAGAAGAGGTCTTGGCTTCCTGactttccccctgccctgcctctgcgcTGCCTTCTGggcatagaatcatttaggttggaaaagaccgtcAGGATCATGGAGTCCAGGGTCCTGACAGGGCTGGCCAAGCTGCAACCCTGCTGTGCGACCTCGGGCTTCTCCTTCCCCGGCTGTGAGGATCTCTTTCTTTGCAGGATACGCGCGCTTTGCAGCAACTGTTGCACAGGGAATCGCTCCAGAAGCCGAGACAATGAAGCTGTTGGAGAACTCAAGTTTTGAAGCAATAAACTCGCAGCTGACAGTGGAGACGGGAGATGCTCACATCATCGGCAGGTgagtgctggcagctgcctgctctctgccagggaagcagggctgcttgctttttcttttcccgaGAACAGCGTCAGAAGGTGTTGCAGTCCGGCAGCGTCAGCAGTCCGTCCCCGAatcctgctggagcagaggggagaTCGCTGCTGACTCATAGAATCACAGgagggtttgggtgggaagggacctccaaagctCATCCAGCCCAACCCCcggcgtgggcagggacatctccaaccagatcagggtgcccagagccccctccaacctgaccttgaatgttcccagggatggggcatccaccacctctctgggcaacctgtgccagtgcttcaccgCCCTCAGCGTAACAAACGTCTTCCTTGTgtccagtctgaatctcccctctttccgtttaaaaccattcccccttgtcctgtcgcaacaggccctgctaaaaagcctgtccccacctttcttacaagccccctctaagcactgaaaggccgcaatcaggtctccccggagccttctcttccccaggctgaacacccccagctctctcagcctctctccacagcagagctgttccagccctcggaCCATTTcggtggcctcctctggccccgctccagcaggtccacgtctgcctggtgctggggccCCCCGAGCTGgccgcagtgctccaggggggtctcaccagagcggagcagagggggagcatcccctccctcgccctgctggccacgctgctctGGACGCAGCCCAGGAGACGGgtggctttctgggctgccagcgcacgttgccggctcacgtccCGTTTGTCACCCACAATTGTTCTTCTGTTGGAGCTGGGCAATGGCACCTACCAGTCACGCGGAAAAGCTTTTCTGATACCTCTGACAGGGTCCTTCTGGCCACGCTGCGTCGATGCTCAGGAGCTGGCGGCCATCTCAGCTCAGGGCGGCAGCGAGAGCTCCTTCTGCTGGGCTGGCTGCGAGGGAGTTGGTCCTTTGCCAGCTCTGGACCTATTTTTGGTCCTGGCTAAAGGGATCCTTTTCGGGTTTACTGCTGGCATCGGTTTGGCTGGCTGCTGTGCTGCGGACAGGACACCACAGCGGTGAGGCGtgctttctgcctctctcttGAGCTTCCCATGCTAGCAGCGAGCGAGGCTGCACGGGGGGAGCTTCTTGGGATGGCTCTGATGTCCCTGGAggagcagctcagctcagccAGCCTCTTCTGTGCCTCCTTGGGGTAAACATCTATATATCCATGCACGCATACACGCATACATACATGTGAGCAAATGGGTTTGTGGCAGCCCTGTTGCCTTGCGCAGAGCTAAGACCAGACGGCGCGGGGAAGGTCGCTCCTGGGGACTGGAGATCTTTGGCCGTGCCACTGCCTCGTCCGAGTGCCCGCCGCGCTGGGCCGGTACTTTCGCAGTGCCGGTGGCTGGGCCGGCCTCACGCCTGGTGCTGCGTGTCTCCCCAGGATCGAGAGCTACTCGTGCAAGATGGCAGGCGATGACAAGCACATGTTCAAGCAGTTCTGCCAGGAGGGCCAGCCGCACGTCCTGGAGGCCCTGTCGCCTCCTCAGACCACGGGGATCAGCCCCAGCAGGTACCACAGGCTGGGGGTATTTGTCTGCCGTGCTCCGCACCACAGGCAGCGGCATGTCTGCGGGTGGGGGGTTGGGATTCGTGGAGGGAATGACCCTTCGTCGGTGGCTGGCCTCATGTCTGTGGCCCTGGGCTGGCTGCTCTGCTTGTTCATAGAACGATcaaatgattgaggttggaaaagacccttaaggtcatcgagtccaaccgataacctaacactgccaagcccaccactacaccacgtccctaagcaccacgtctacacgccttttaaatacctccagggatggtgactccaccacttccctgggcagcctgttcagtgcttgacaacactttcggTGAACAAATTgttcctaatctccaatctaaacctcccctggtgcaacttgaggccgtttcctctcgtcctattgctgttacttgggagaagagaccaacacccacctggctacaacctcctttcaggcagttgtagagcgatgaggtctcccctcagcctcctcttctccaggctgaacacccccagttccctcagccgctccccatcagacttgtgctccaggcccttcaccagcttcgttgccctcctctggacacgctccagcacctccatgtccttcttgtagtgaggggcccaaaactgaacacaggattcgaggtgcggcctcaccagtgcccagtgcaggggcacgatcacctccctgctcctgctggccacaccagttctgatacaggccaggatgccgttggccttcttggccacctgggcacactgctggctcatgttcagtgcTGGCCCAGGCCGTGCCAGTGGCACTGCTAACCCTGCTGTTCTGCCTCTCAGGCTCAGTAAAAGTCAGAGCGGCGATGAGGAGGGACCCCTGAGCGACAAGTGCAGCCGCAAGACCCTCTTCTACCTGATAGCCACGCTCAACGAGTCCTTCCGCCCAGACTACGACTTCAGCGCTGCCAAGAGCCACGAGTTCAGCCGGGAGCCGAGCCTCAACTGGGTATGTGAGCAGAGCGCCCTGAGGCAGGGCAGGTCCTGCACCCCTGCTCGGGAGGCCTGCTGTGCTGCCTGCGTCTGTCCTGGAAGAGAAGGCAGTGCGGATCTGGGGGGGGAGTGTCCAGTTCTCCGGGGAGCCCCACAGCGCTGCTGTGATCCCGGGTAacggttcccagggcatgccttGCTCCCTCCCCTGGCAGTGTCAGCCTGAGGATGAGGCAGTCCTCATCCTTCCCAGGAAGAGGTTTGTGGGGTGTCTTTTCCAACAGCCGTCCTAGGGTGTTTTCCTTCAGAAGCAGCCTCGCTTTTCACTCTTCTTTGGGAACAGCCTCTCGTGAGCCGGGTTTTCCATGGCAGCCTTGGTTAGGCCACTGTTTCCCGGGGCAGGTATTTGGAGGAAGGAAGGGTGAGGGAAGCGTTGGTGGCTTGAGGACTTCCCAGTCTGCTGCCCGGTGCTTTCATCCCTGTGCCCGTAGCGCTGGTGACCGGACACTGCTTTACTTCGCACCGGCCAGGGGTGGCTCTGCACGGCCTGCCAGGTCTGCTCCGAGCACACGGTCCCTCCCAGCAGGTGCCAGGGCCGCTGGCTGGCTGTCGGGGCCCAGCAAGGCTGCCCTTGCCAAGGAGGCAGATGGAGCAGGGAGCGTCCTCCCTGACCGGGGTGGTTTGCCCTCTTTGCAGAGAAGCCACCACATTCTTTGCTGGGAGAGACTTGCCCCAGAGATCCTCTGAAACACTTTGGAAATTAAGATATTTCAACACTATAGGGGGAAGAACCCATCCCCATTTTATAGAAAAGGCAGAGGTAGGATGGAGACTGTAGGTCGTGCAGCAAGTTATACTGAGCTCAGCAGATTTGACTTCGTCGCTGTTGTAAACACGAAGTGTTTGTTCCCAGAGTAACCCATGCCGTGGGTTATCTGCCCTGCTATGTcttggtgggggtttttgtttgttttgttttccatgatgCTCAGAAGGAAATGGAGATTGGTGGGTCTGGAGGTCTGTACAAAGAGGAATAGGTTGAGTAGCTGTCAAATGCAAGGACTTTTGATACGCACGGAGTCTGCAGAATTTATGTGTTTCGTGGGTTTGTTTGTCCTCTGGTGGGTTTCCCCTCTGCAGCCGTGTTGCTTCCCTGCCGCCCATCTCCTTGCTTCCACCTCAGCGCGCTGAGCTAGCACAGCAGTGCCTGGCCATCTTGCTTCTCCCCCTCCACATTCATTGTCAGGCTCCGGTGTCTCCTCTCGACGGAGGAGGGACGGGGAGGATGAGCCGCGTGGAGCGTGGGAGGGAGGTggcgggcaggagggcaggcagcggCTCCTCTGCTCCTCTCACGGGCCCTGCTCGGTCTCCCTAGGTGGTGAACGCTGTCAACTGCAGCCTCTTCTCTGCCGTTCGGGAAGATTTCAACGCCCTGAAGCCACACCTGTGGGATGCTGTCGACGAGGAGATCTGTCTTTCGGAGTGTGACATCTACAGGTAATGGGGCAAGCACTCACCCCTGGGCCTGAATCCTGGCCTCTTTCCTGCATGCTATGGCCTGTGGAGAAACGGAGTTATTTTTCAATAAACGATTACGTTTTGGCGTgcctgcctgtgtgtgtgtgaggactTCCCGCTGGAGCGGGGCAGGGCATCTCCTCACTGGAGTTCTCTGGCTCCCGGCTCCCTTCCCGTGGAGGGGGACCCGCTGCTGCCGTCCCCTCCCACGCAGAACTTCCACGCCCTGGAAATCTGcgccccaggcagcagctgcgCCGGCTGGCTCTCGCCCTCCTTGCGCAGCCAGCCCGGGGCCACGAGCTGGTTCCTGCGGCCCACGCAGGCTGGCTGACTAGTCTGACTAGCCCTGTGCTGCCTGGCTCGCTGCTGCCTGCTCTCGGCCTGCCGGGGTGGCTCCGAGCTCACCCAgtctccccctttccttcccagctggGGCGGGAACGGGGCTGGCACCGGGAGCAGAGACCGGCCCGGTGTTCCTCATGCCTCCGCTTGCTGTTGCAGCTACAACCCTGACCTGGATTCGGACCCCTTTGGAGAGGACGGCAGCCTCTGGTCCTTCAACTACTTCTTTTACAACAAGAGGCTGAAGAGGATTGTCTTTTTTACCTGTCGTTCCATCAGGTCAGGCCACGTGACACCTCTGAAGTCACCCTAAAAAAGAATTGCCTTGCCTGTTCGCAAGCCGCGTCCCTGCAGGGGAGAAACGTTTGGCCCCCGCTGGCCCCGCAGCTGAGCGCGGTAGATAAGCGCTGGGGAACTGCcctcccggcgctgcccggcacCGTTGCCTGCACGCCGGGGAGAGTGGAGCTCAACCAGAGCCTGGTTCCCTCCGTCTTCCCAAGCCACACGTCACCAAAGGACAAGCCGAAGGGAGCCGTGGTCCCCGGGGAAGGGGAGGCCCTTCGCCTGGCCGCAGGCTGCTGCTCGCGGGCATGGAGGGGCATGTACGGGGGGCAGCACCCCCTTGGGGGGCACTGCCCGCGGCCAGCCCTTCCTTCCCCTGGGCTCGGTTTGGATGCAGAGGAGACTCTCGGCAGGGACCTAAGCCCACTGGAGAGAGGAGCGGGATCTCCCCTGCGGTCACACCGTCGCGGAGGGGCGCCGGCTGGGCGCTGACGTTGCGCTGCCCTTTTTCCTCCAGTGGGTACGCATACACGCGCTCGGAAGCTGGCAATGAGCTGGACATGGATCTTGGTGAAGAGGACGTGGAGAACAGGGATGCCGGCGACACCGAAAGCGGCAGCATCGAGGAGGACAGGTGTGTGAGCTCGGCGCTCCGGCTTGGCCCAGCATGCCGGCCGCAGGCTCCCGCTCCGAGGGGAGAGGGGCTCCGGGGCCCGTGGGTATGGGGGGCGGAGGCTGCTGGGCCTGAAGTTTCTGCTCGGCTGCCTCGGGAGCGTGGCTCAGagctcggcggggccgggctgctctCGCATGGAGCAGCGATGCTGCTGCCGCTgtgccccccgcccctgccctgcctcggCACGGCCACAGAACGGTAACGCCCGTGTGCTTGCTTACAGGTTGCAAGTCATTTGTATGTGAGTTTCCGGAACCGCCCCGAGGTGCCTGGCAGCCCTGCCGAACCTCCCTTCTGCCTGCGTCCCGCGGCCGAGGCAGCCCCGAGCTCCCGAactgcccctgcccagcagctGCGGCGTCGCTCTGCCCGACACATACACTGGAGTACCCCAGGCATCTTGGAGCGCGACGGACTGAAAGCAGCTGCGGCCTCCTGGCCGAAGACGCATCCCCCCGCTCCGGTGCTGCCGGCCAacctcccctttccccccacccgTGGCTGCTgcggcgcgggccggggctcGCCGGACAGCTGTGTGGGAGCTCCGAGAAGCTTTGCTGCACTTTATCGCTGATCTCGTTGGCTGCACTGACCTGCAAGCTCCTCATGGCGCTGAAGCCGGGCTGGATTTCCCTCGAGCACTTTTCTGTACTGGCTGTGACCCAGCGAACGCCGTCCGTccacagcaccagcagcagcggAGGGACGCCTCTGCCCGCCCTCCTCCGCAAGCAGCGTCGTTGAACTCCCCACGAACtgtcctcagctccttccccggAGAAGAGTCCGTTTGTTTCAAAtaggtttgctttgcttttgccctCCCACAGTGTTTTTTCtctggtgttttggttttgttggttggttttttttatctttgctGGGCAGTACCGGCGTCCTGCACTGGTTCTGTGCGGAGGGGTCCCGCCGAGCAGCCCTGCGGGTGAACGCTGGACCATCAGCCCGCACCTCCCatggttttctttgggtttttttttaaaccacagctGACTTTTGGCAGTTTGGAGGCCAGAGCAGGGCCATAGCATGGCGGGGCAGCGGCCGCGGTGCCGGGGCCCGGCTCAGCCCTCGCCGGGGGGCTGCAGcatttgtttttgtgtttgggaTGAGCTCGGCCTGCGGCAGAAGCGGG
Coding sequences within it:
- the MAF1 gene encoding repressor of RNA polymerase III transcription MAF1 homolog isoform X1 codes for the protein MKLLENSSFEAINSQLTVETGDAHIIGRIESYSCKMAGDDKHMFKQFCQEGQPHVLEALSPPQTTGISPSRLSKSQSGDEEGPLSDKCSRKTLFYLIATLNESFRPDYDFSAAKSHEFSREPSLNWVVNAVNCSLFSAVREDFNALKPHLWDAVDEEICLSECDIYSYNPDLDSDPFGEDGSLWSFNYFFYNKRLKRIVFFTCRSISGYAYTRSEAGNELDMDLGEEDVENRDAGDTESGSIEEDRLQVICM
- the MAF1 gene encoding repressor of RNA polymerase III transcription MAF1 homolog isoform X2 — its product is MKLLENSSFEAINSQLTVETGDAHIIGRLSKSQSGDEEGPLSDKCSRKTLFYLIATLNESFRPDYDFSAAKSHEFSREPSLNWVVNAVNCSLFSAVREDFNALKPHLWDAVDEEICLSECDIYSYNPDLDSDPFGEDGSLWSFNYFFYNKRLKRIVFFTCRSISGYAYTRSEAGNELDMDLGEEDVENRDAGDTESGSIEEDRLQVICM